The genomic stretch GAGGTTCCGTGTGAGTCAACACTGACCTCGCAATTGTCCTGAGATAGTAGCAGAATGCACAACCACATCCTGGGCAGCCCTCTGGAGGATCACTCTCCTAAAATAAAGGTCACATGGGCCTTTCGAAACAAGGGAATTTCCCAAGGATGCTTCGGGTTCCTTTTGAACAGTTCcgccttctttttcctttcttactgTAAGCTGCCAGAAGAAACCAGGAGACAGCTTCAACATTCTGCTCCGAAATCTAGATAAATGCCCCGTGTTTTCCCATTGTAGGCTCTTCCTCCCAGACAGAGGTGGGgcactctcctgtctctgcatcGCTGGCATCattctccttcagtttctgagaGCACAGTGCCGTATCTAGAAGAACCTCTAGTCTCCCAGCCCCTGGCTCATGCACGGTTATGTTTTTGGTCAGAGGTGATTTTGGTTTCCAGGAAAACACtattttcttcttcccaagtctGAATTAGGGGTCATCAATCCTAGTATTTCAGTTAGCCTGCATAAGGCTATCTGCCCAttcataaagattttttttaagctcATGGTCACTTTCCTaccaccatgtgtttgttctggGGGCACCCCATGGCTAACACCCAGAGCTGTACTATTTCTTACTGCCGCTGTAATAAATCCTCATATACATCTGTAGCTTAACTGTTTCTTCTTGCCACTGTAACAAATTCTCATATACACTGTAGCTTAACTATTTCTTCTTGCCACTGTAACAAATCCTCATATACACTGTAACTTAAAACAATGCAAAGTCACCTATGGTTCTGGTGGTCAGGAGTCTGATAGACAGGAAGGGTAAAGGTCAAGGTGATGGCAGAGAACTGTTTCCATTCGTAGAGTCACCACATTCATCACTCGTAGGTCTTCAACCCCAGTGACAGTGGATCGGCTGTTCTCATACTATGTCTGGGTGCCCGTCTGTATCCCCTTTTCACATTCAAAGACCTAGCGACTCCAGATAATTCTCTCCCAGATAATTCAGGATCATCTGTTTCTTAAGGTCAACTAGTCAGTCCCCCAGGTCACATATGCTGTGAAAGGGGTTAAGATATGGATAGTTTTGGGCATTTGCTTTTGCCTAACACCATGTCCGAGATTGGTTCTCTTCAGGTTCTGTAGTTAGCCTGATTTGCTGCCTTCGTGGGTGTTTGGCAGCAGCCCCTAGTCTAGTGTGTttcacccaccaccaccaacgTTACCCAGGGTCGGGCTGTGCCTTAGATGGTTCCACTCTGCCTGCGATGTCATAGTGGCTTCCTTCAGATTTAACACAACTATGGTCACCATGAAGTGGAGCAAAAATGACACACAGGAGACCTTGACTTGAGTCATGGTGAAGAAATAGAACAAGATAGGAGATGTTAGGTCCATGGGAACGGAGCGGTTAGCATTTCTTCTTGGAGTGTGGGATACCACAGGGCCCTTCCTGGAGAGGCCAATCTCTATTCCCACTCTAACTGTACACAaccttagaaaaaaaatcaactgtcACCATCTGAAAGTGGCCCAATGCACTCATTTACATGCCAGCTTGGACTTGATGATGTCTTTCTTTGGTCCTGACAAATGTTTTTTTGAGTTTACCCAGGAAAGCCACCAAACACCTAGGGTTGTGTGCTGAGAGCTTTAGGCTTTGGGGGAATTTGTATTGCTGATTATTGGAAGTAGTTCTGGAAAAGGGTCCAAGCTGGCCCACTCCACCCATGGTACAGGGGTGTTGTTGGTTCAGGAAGGCATGGTGACTTCTTTAAAACCAGCCAGCATCAGCTACTCCCACTTCTGAGAACCAGGGCCAGCGACTCCCAGGTTCCTGTGCTCTCATTGCCTAGAAGGACGGCAGAAACACGCCCAGATGCCCCACACTGTGCTGCTTCCTTTTGTGTATTTCTGTCCTGACTGCCTCTGAGGGAAGCAGCTTGTGTGTGCCTTACAGTGCATGCATGCAGGTCTTGCTTGCTTTGGGAAGTGTGGACAGCTGTGCTCTCCTGAGCACCCAGGTAGCTTTGCGTGTGCTTAGGGCAGGCCTCCCGTCAGCTGAGTTCGGAGCTGACCTGGCTGGGACCTCAGTGCAACCGCACAGGATTTTCCATGTCCTTTTGGCTTTGCACTGACAGCAGGATTTGGGGGACCCTGCCTTATAGTTCTCCGAGGAGGAACCTGGGGAGACTTCAGTGTCCTGAGACCATTCCATTCCCAtgctcctctgtctgtctccaattgacttcatttttttaatcacatGAATGGAACTTCTCAGCCTAGTAATGTCCGGAGACCCAGAACTTTCTGGGTCTCAGCTATACTCCTCTTGTTTCTGAAGCATGGATCCCCCTAAATTTGTGTTCAGGGCTATCTCTTTATCTCGGTGATAGTGGGTCACTTTCCCCTTCTCCAGCAGGATAGTTACTTTTGGCTTACTCTTGTGGGTCCTACTGCTAGCCACCCTCCCTCCTGGGTCCTAGCAACCTCTGTAGCAGTTCCCTGATGTTCTCTGATGGGAGGAGCTATGAACCTTGTCCCTTGCCTTCTTGGGTGGCTGTTCCATGCCACCTGCCAGTGTCAGGTACATTTGTTGCAGCCTTGGCCTGTTGCACTTGCTTTGGTCACATCCTGCCTGGGATCCACCTTCTTGTATATTCAAAAGCCCAgttagtattttgtttttgtacttGATTGAATTTTCATCAaaatttgtgcgtgtgtgtgtgtgtgtgggtgtgtgtgtgtttgtgtgtgtgtatgtttgtgtgtgtgtatgtttgtgtgtgtgtatgtttgtgtgtatgtttgtgtgtgtgtgtgtgtgtgtgtgtgtgtgtgtgtgtgtgtgtttcctccagCAGACAGCAGAAGTCTCCTAGAAACCATTCCCTTCCAGGCCTCTGCTTGATTAGtcattttaaaatgaacttaATCTCCATCTTAAAAGTAATTTCTCTCCTCATTTCATTTCGCTTCTTTGTCTGTGCTTATTCTGAAGGAGGGACCAGTGTAAGGGCTGGCATTTGTCACTGTGTCTCCGGTCTCAGCATTGTGGATGAAGCCACCAATTGAGTGGATTAGGTTGGTTTGTTTCCTGGTTCTCCCGCCTGGCAGCCGGGTTGCACTGGGCAAGTCAGCCTTTCTGTGCCTTGTTTTCTCCTTCTGTGAATAGGACTAATGCACGTAGCACACATCTGAACCGTTGAAGACTAAATTAACGCAGGGAACGTCCTAGAAGAATGCTTGCTTGGTATCCAGAAAACCCTCATTTGTAGATGTTTAGATAGCTGGGCTGTTGGGCCTTTCCTTGAACCTGTTGTTGCCGAACCCCGGAATGTTCGCATGGAAAGGAACCTTGAGAAACCCTTCACCCTTCCCacactcctcccttccctttctgcaCTCCAGCGAGGTGATGGGTGGTCATGCTGCTTGTGGCTAGTTAGGCTTGCTCATGAGTGGTCACACTTGGGCTTGGAAAATGCTAACAGTGTTTGAGGCAGGGGGTTTCCTACTGTGAGGAGCTAGAGTCTCCCTTTCCCCTGCCGATGTCCCTGTGAACCCACTGGAGCCTTGTTCCCTGCTCATCTCTCTAGTTTTCTTCTGGTACTCTTGGCTAGATGCCCCCAGTGCAAAATGTACTTGGAGCAGGTGGGAGGAGAGCCTCTGGGGCCAAGTTGATTTTTGAATAACAGGCTTTAAGGAGGGCGGCCAGTTTGGGACTTCATATGTCAACATGCCCCTTTTCCTTGATTGAGCCTTTTCACTTTAAAgagctttattttcatttaaattcagATGATTACAGTCTCAGCAGTTGCTTGGTTTGTTGATGGAGAATAATACACTTCCCTTTAGTTTTGAAACTTGTTTGCCGAAAATAAAGCCAAGCAGCCAGCCCCACAATGAACTTTCAGTACCTTGGCACAACCGGGCAGGTTGCGATTCCCTTTGTGGAGGTGGGGAATGGCTTATGTTAGCCTAGGAGGGGACACTGCGAGATTAAGAGATCCAGGGACCGACCTTGTGAAGCAAGGTTGTGTGGTGAATGGGTTGTTCTCACTTCTGAGCCCCCAGGGTCTCCACCTCAAACATGGGATGCTCCTGGAGACCGACAGACATGGACGTTGCGGCGACCGGAAGACTCATTGAAATAACAGACATGTATAGTGCTGGCATATGGGACATGAATGATAAATGCAGTTGCTAAAATTAGTGCTGGTGCTACTAATTagaattaattattattattggccAAATACTGCTTTTGTTTACCAGCTCTATAGAAGTATAATTTGCACTCTGAACGCTCGCTTATTTTAGTATACAGTTCAGCACCTCTGTAGGTAGCCCACAGAACCCCGTGGTCCTTTGTGGCTATGGCTTGCTCAATCAGTGTTCATTTTCTCAGCAGACTTTCCTGGTCCAGGGCATCCGCTTCCCACCCCAGGCAGCCCTGAGTGGACCCTGTCTGTGGATACATGGCAGCAGAACTAAAGTGGGTTTCATATTAACTTCCTCATCTGCCTCTCACAGTGGTTCTTCCTTTCTAGAGATACTTAGTGAGTCTCGGAAGTTGGGAAGATCACCCATGGCATGGTTGAGTTGGGGGGAGCTTGAAAGGCCAGCGTCGTCAGTTGGCCTGAAGGCTTTAGGAGCCAAGGATTTTAGTAAAAACGCAAGTTCAGGCTCGTCCCAGGGGCATAGCAACTTCCTGGTTTTACCTTCCTGGTTGTTCATTTTCTCCATCCCTTGGCCATTTAGGGGGTTTCTCTCGGCATTGGTGGCCTCTCCCTGAAATTCGTACCCTGAATGATTCCTGCCTACCTCTAGAGGGAGGACTGGAAGGAGAGCGTGCCGTATGCTGTGGTGGCTTTGCACgtgtctcctctccttccttaccTGTGACAATGTAGGCTCAGTTGCCTGCCACCAAAGGAAGCCAGCCTGGGAAAGGGAAGGGTCCTGGCGTTAGCCCGTCAGTGGCGTTTCATATTTTGTCAGGATTCTGTTTCGTGGATTCACTTCAGTTTCTCCACATGTAGAGTGGAAGTGCCCTGGCTCTCACCTCCCCAGAGATGATGAGGATGCACTTCGTAGGGGCCGGGCACACAGGAGTTTGAGCATTTCTGAATATTTGTGGTAGTTTGTGGTAGTCTGAGCTACGATGTCAAAATAACCTAAAGTTAGTTGAGCCTGGCCAGGGGGCAGAGACCAAGCAAGTCCTAACTCCATCCACCTCTTCCCCTGGGTCCCTTTGTCTGTGCCCCTTAGAGCCCAGCTGGCAAGGGCTGGGAATTAATAGGCAAGGGATAAGGCACCTCCCACTGTGCCTAATCTAGGAAGCTGGTAGCGGCTGCGTCCTTCCCGGCCAAAGGGCCTGTAATGTGAGGCCCCCAGGAGAGAAGGTGCCCTCACTCCAGGAGGGCGTTCCTAGGGGTGCTGGGCTTTAGAGCTGAGGAGGCTGCGGGAAGACACAGAGCAGGAGCCTTGGAGAGCATTCTCCATCACGCGGAGCTGGACCTGTGGTGCCAGGTGGGGTAACTCTTTAAGCTTTGGAGGTAGGAGTTAGGGGGTGACACTGAGGCcagctcttttcttttaaataagctCGTGGTGGTGGGCAGGAACAGCAGTGGGACTACAGAGAGCCTTCCAGGGCAGCCTTGGGTCTGAAAtggtgaggggtgtgtgtgtgtgtgtgtgtgtctgtctagaCATAAGTGTGCAGCATTCACAGTGTGAATGCTGTGTGACTCTGGTATGGTATGCAGACACGTAACACAGCAAAGGTGAGTCTGCCTGTGAACTAGTGTCGGGGTGTGCGCATGTGCGATTGTGTGTTTTGGGAGCTATGTGTAAGGTATGGTGAGGACGCGAGCTTACATAGGTGAGTAGGGGTGTGAGCGTTGTGTAAaatgtgtaggtatgtatgtgatTACATGAGCATATGCTGGGTGTATGGCTCTCTGTCCTTTTCCCGTGCATCGGGAAGAACTTGTGTGAGTTTTTTTCCTGAGGACTCAGCTGGCTGGCTAGAGACTGGCAGTGTGGCCAGGGGCCCGGTCTCTTTCCTTGGGGTCACAAGACAAGGTCAGTGCAGCCGAATCTGGGCTTTTGTTTGTCTCTCCCCTGCCCGCAGCAGCCTGCGGTCTGTTTCATTCATTATTAAGTTTTAAATCCACTCGATGAGAAACTTGAGCCTCCGAACGCCTTCCTGCTCGCGCCAGCTCTGTCCAGCCCCTGCTGTGTTTTGCGAACTTCCCTGGCTTTATTTGCTGCGTCCTCTGTACTTTTGTTTTCTCAGAAATGGCCAGCTCTGAGGTTTGTTTAGCTCCCCTCAGAGGTTAGAAGGGCCAGAGAAGTCCCTCTTGCTCTGGAGAGCATGGAGTCCCTTACATGGAGAGCGACTGCTAGTCCTGGGCTCTGGCTTTTGGTGACCCAGTCCATCCTATGGCTACCACCTGGGCTCCTGGGAGAGTAGGATAAAGCCAGGGCTGGAAACAAAGAGGATAAGTCCTTGGGGATGCTGGCTGGGTACCTCAGGTCTTCCTTTCTGCCCTCAGCTTGTTTCATTTGCATACTGGAGTCTGATGTTTGGAGCCCTGCAATTTTATACCCCTTGTGTATTGTCTATTACCAGAAATAGCAGTTTCCAACTTCATCAGTCCCCATCCATGAATATGGTGGGGCTGTTAAAATAAAGGGTATTTTCTGTTGCTAAGTTTTCCCTGTGCCCAAAGGACCAATAGGATTCCCCTTAAGGCTGGTGGGGGCTAGGGAATGGGGGTTAGGGCCTGAGGGTTGATGGAAGTTGACTCCCAGATGAGGTTGGAGTTAGGGGACTTGGATTCCTTTTGGCCTGTGGGACGGATGGTCCGTGTGGTCATTTCCGGTGACTTTGTACAGGCTGCCCCTCCTCCGCCACCAGGGAAGCGGCAGGTGTCACTGCGGAAAAAGACACTTCCCCCGGGTGTTCTGCCACCCCTCTGCCGTGTGTCCTCTGTGGGTGGGAAGGTCTGTGTGTCCATCTACTTCCGGCCCCATCATCACTCCTCCCCTGCAGCAGTTGGCCAGCTGCACAGCCTCAGCCGAGAAAGCTGTCGAGAATCTGTCCTTGCTTCCCAGCGGCCCTGGTAATTACCTCTAatccctcctctgccttcccctgCAGATGGTGATGACGACCCACAGCTCTCCTGGGTGGCTTCATCTCCCTCCAGCAAGGATGTTGCGTCACCCACGCAGATGATCGGCGATGGTTGTGACCTTGGCCTCGGCGAGGAGGAAGGCGGCACCGGCCTGCCGTACCCTTGCCAGTTCTGCGACAAGTCCTTCATCCGCCTGAGCTACTTGAAGAGGCATGAACAGATCCACAGCGACAAGCTGCCGTTCAAGTGCACCTTCTGCAGCCGCCTCTTCAAACACAAGAGGAGCCGGGACCGGCACATCAAGCTGCACACAGGCGACAAGAAGTACCACTGCCACGAGTGCGAGGCGGCTTTCTCCCGCAGCGACCACCTCAAGATCCACCTGAAGACCCACAGCTCCAGCAAGCCGTTCAAGTGCAGCGTGTGCAAACGCGGGTTCTCCTCCACCAGCTCCCTGCAGAGCCACATGCAGGCCCACAAGAAGAATAAGGAACACCTGGCTAAGTCAGAGAAGGAAGCCAAGAAGGACGACTTCATGTGTGACTACTGCGAGGACACCTTTAGCCAGACAGAAGAGCTGGAGAAGCATGTGCTTACCCTCCACCCGCAGCTCTCAGAGAAGGCGGACCTCCAGTGTATCCACTGCCCCGAGGTCTTTGTCGACGAGAGCACGCTGCTGGCCCACATCCACCAAGCTCACGCCAACCAGAAACACAAGTGCCCCATGTGCCCTGAGCAGTTCTCCTCCGTGGAGGGTGTGTACTGCCACCTGGACAGCCACCGGCAGCCTGATTCCAGCAATCACAGTGTCAGCCCCGACCCCGTGCTGGGCAGTGTGGCTTCCATGAGCAGTGCTACACCTGACTCGAGCGCCTCTGTGGAGCGCGGGTCCACGCCAGACTCCACCTTGAAGCCGCTGAGGGGGCAGAAGAAGATGCGGGATGACGGGCAGAGCTGGTCCAAGGTTGTCTACAGCTGCCCCTACTGTTCTAAGCGGGACTTTACCAGCCTGGCTGTGCTAGAGATTCATCTGAAGACCATTCACGCGGACAAACCTCAGCAGAGTCACACGTGTCAGATTTGCCTGGACTCCATGCCCACGCTCTACAACCTCAACGAGCATGTGCGCAAGCTGCACAAGAGCCACGCTTACCCCGTCATGCAATTCGGCAACATCTCCGCCTTCCACTGCAACTACTGCCCCGAGATGTTCGCGGACATCAACAGCCTGCAGGAGCACATCCGAGTCTCGCACTGTGGCCCCAATGCCAACCCCCCCGACGGGAacaatgctttcttctgtaaccagtgTTCTATGGGCTTTCTCACTGAATCCTCCCTCACAGAGCACATCCAACAGGCACACTGCAGTGTGGGGAGCACCAAGCTGGAGTCTCCCGTTATCCAGCCCACACAGTCCTTCATGGAGGTCTACTCCTGCCCTTACTGTACCAACTCCCCTATCTTTGGCTCCATCCTGAAGCTCACTAAGCACATCAAAGAGAACCACAAGAACATCCCGTTGGCACACAGCAAGAAGTCCAAGGCGGAGCAGAGTCCGGTCTCCTCTGACGTCGAGGTGTCTTCCCCGAAACGACAGCGCCTCTCGGGGAGTGCCAACTCCATCTCTAACGGCGAGTACCCCTGCAATCAGTGCGACCTCAAGTTCTCCAACTTCGAGAGCTTCCAGACCCACTTGAAGCTGCACCTGGAGCTGCTGCTCCGGAAGCAGGCCTGCCCCCAGTGCAAAGAGGACTTCGACTCTCAGGAGTCCCTCCTGCAGCATCTGACCGTGCACTACATGACCACGTCCACCCACTACGTCTGCGAGAGCTGTGACAAGCAGTTCTCCTCAGTGGACGACCTGCAGAAGCACCTGCTGGACATGCACACCTTTGTGCTATACCACTGCACCCTGTGTCAGGAGGTCTTCGACTCTAAGGTGTCCATCCAGGTGCACCTGGCCGTGAAGCACAGCAACGAGAAGAAGATGTACCGTTGCACCGCCTGCAACTGGGACTTCCGCAAGGAGGCTGACCTGCAGGTGCACGTCAAGCACAGTCACCTCGGCAACCCGGCCAAGGCCCACAAGTGCATCTTCTGTGGTGAGACCTTCAGCACCGAGGTGGAGCTCCAGTGCCACATCACCACGCACAGCAAGAAGTACAATTGCAGGTTCTGCAGCAAAGCCTTCCACGCCGTCCTCCTGCTGGAGAAGCACCTTCGGGAGAAGCATTGTGTGTTTGACCCAGCTGCAGAGAATGGCACGGCCAACGGGGTGCCCCCCACCTCCACCAAGAAGGCAGAGCCCGCCGACCTGCAGGGCATGCTGCTCAAGAACCCTGAGGCACCGAACAGCCACGAGGCCAGTGAGGACGATGTGGATGCATCAGAGCCCATGTACGGCTGTGACATCTGTGGTGCAGCCTACACCATGGAGGTGCTGCTGCAGAACCACCGACTCCGGGATCATAACATCCGGCCCGGAGAGGACGATGGCTCACGCAAGAAGGCAGAGTTCATAAAGGGCAGCCACAAGTGTAACGTGTGCTCTCGGACTTTCTTCTCGGAGAACGGGCTCCGGGAACACCTGCAGACGCACCGGGGCCCTGCCAAGCACTACATGTGTCCCATCTGTGGCGAGCGCTTCCCCTCGCTGCTGACGCTCACTGAGCACAAGGTGACCCACAGCAAGAGTCTGGACACAGGCACCTGTCGCATCTGCAAAATGCCCCTGCAGAGTGAGGAGGAGTTTATCGAGCACTGCCAGATGCACCCCGACTTGCGGAACTCCCTCACTGGTTTCCGCTGTGTGGTCTGTATGCAGACTGTCACCTCAACCCTGGAGCTCAAGATCCATGGCACCTTTCACATGCAGAAGCTGGCTGGCAGCTCAGCTGCTTCCTCCCCCAATGGCCAGGGGCTGCAGAAGCTCTACAAGTGCGCCCTGTGCCTCAAAGAGTTCCGTAGCAAGCAGGACCTGGTCAGGCTTGACGTCAATGGGCTGCCCTATGGCCTATGTGCCGGCTGCATGGCCCGTAGTGCCAATGGACAGGTGGGTGGCCTGGCCCCACCCGAACCTGCCGACCGGCCCTGCGCTGGCCTCCGCTGCCCTGAATGTAACGTGAAGTTTGAGAGTGCTGAGGACCTGGAGAGCCACATGCAGGTGGACCACCGTGATCTTACCCCAGAGACCAGTGGGCCCCGGAAAGGTGCCCAGACGTCACCAGTGCCCCGGGTAAGTGCAGCCTGACAATCATTCCCGACCTGTCCTTCTTGGGGTACTCATATAAATGACACTCCTGCATGTGTACTCCCTGGGGGTTTGTCTTAGAGCAACTCAGAGAGGCAGCATTGCCCAGCTGAGTTAGGCACATGCTCTCTGACCCGTTCGCCTTCAGTTTGAGCCTCTGCATCACCGTTTCCTTCAGGCTCTCTGTGGCTTGTATACATTTCGTTTGTCTCTCTGGGCCCGGTTTGTCAAGAGCTCAGCTGTGCTATGGAAATAATGACCATCCCAACTTCCTAACGTTGTTGTGAGAGGCCAgtgatgtgcagaaagaggagtGCCCCCAGCACAGTGGTTCATACCCAGTCGGCGTTCCTTGTGTTGTAACTGGCATCTGCCGCTTACCTGGAGTGAACTGACCACCGTGCTTAGTGTACATCCTTGAGTGAGTCGCCTCACCGTTCTGGATTCTCCATCTTAGATTCTCATAGCACTAGGAAGTGATAACAGATATACCTGACGCTTAGACCCAGGCATTGGTTGGGGTTGTATTTGCTTGCCACAACCTCTGCTGACAACGTATCATGGGTAGCATCATGAGAACTGGTACAGTTAGGGTATGGGAAAGACCCTTGGTATGTATGCTTTGATTCAATCCTTACCAATCGTTTGATGCAGCCATCCAATTTGTCTGAAGCACCCCTTCTATTTGGAGGTGCCCAAGCACCAGAAGTAGACCCCACCTTTTGAGACTTACATACCCAGGAGAGCCACAGGCTCATAACATGTTGCTGTGA from Rattus norvegicus strain BN/NHsdMcwi chromosome 19, GRCr8, whole genome shotgun sequence encodes the following:
- the Zfp423 gene encoding zinc finger protein 423, giving the protein MSRRKQAKPRSVKVEEGEASDFSLAWDSSVAAAGGLEGESECDRKTSRALEDRNSVTSQEERNEDDEDVEDESIYTCDHCQQDFESLADLTDHRAHRCPGDGDDDPQLSWVASSPSSKDVASPTQMIGDGCDLGLGEEEGGTGLPYPCQFCDKSFIRLSYLKRHEQIHSDKLPFKCTFCSRLFKHKRSRDRHIKLHTGDKKYHCHECEAAFSRSDHLKIHLKTHSSSKPFKCSVCKRGFSSTSSLQSHMQAHKKNKEHLAKSEKEAKKDDFMCDYCEDTFSQTEELEKHVLTLHPQLSEKADLQCIHCPEVFVDESTLLAHIHQAHANQKHKCPMCPEQFSSVEGVYCHLDSHRQPDSSNHSVSPDPVLGSVASMSSATPDSSASVERGSTPDSTLKPLRGQKKMRDDGQSWSKVVYSCPYCSKRDFTSLAVLEIHLKTIHADKPQQSHTCQICLDSMPTLYNLNEHVRKLHKSHAYPVMQFGNISAFHCNYCPEMFADINSLQEHIRVSHCGPNANPPDGNNAFFCNQCSMGFLTESSLTEHIQQAHCSVGSTKLESPVIQPTQSFMEVYSCPYCTNSPIFGSILKLTKHIKENHKNIPLAHSKKSKAEQSPVSSDVEVSSPKRQRLSGSANSISNGEYPCNQCDLKFSNFESFQTHLKLHLELLLRKQACPQCKEDFDSQESLLQHLTVHYMTTSTHYVCESCDKQFSSVDDLQKHLLDMHTFVLYHCTLCQEVFDSKVSIQVHLAVKHSNEKKMYRCTACNWDFRKEADLQVHVKHSHLGNPAKAHKCIFCGETFSTEVELQCHITTHSKKYNCRFCSKAFHAVLLLEKHLREKHCVFDPAAENGTANGVPPTSTKKAEPADLQGMLLKNPEAPNSHEASEDDVDASEPMYGCDICGAAYTMEVLLQNHRLRDHNIRPGEDDGSRKKAEFIKGSHKCNVCSRTFFSENGLREHLQTHRGPAKHYMCPICGERFPSLLTLTEHKVTHSKSLDTGTCRICKMPLQSEEEFIEHCQMHPDLRNSLTGFRCVVCMQTVTSTLELKIHGTFHMQKLAGSSAASSPNGQGLQKLYKCALCLKEFRSKQDLVRLDVNGLPYGLCAGCMARSANGQVGGLAPPEPADRPCAGLRCPECNVKFESAEDLESHMQVDHRDLTPETSGPRKGAQTSPVPRKKTYQCIKCQMTFENEREIQIHVANHMIEEGINHECKLCNQMFDSPAKLLCHLIEHSFEGMGGTFKCPVCFTVFVQANKLQQHIFAVHGQEDKIYDCSQCPQKFFFQTELQNHTMSQHAQ
- the Zfp423 gene encoding zinc finger protein 423 isoform X1; the protein is MSRRKQAKPRSVKVEEGEASDFSLAWDSSVAAAGGLEGESECDRKTSRALEDRNSVTSQEERNEDDEDVEDESIYTCDHCQQDFESLADLTDHRAHRCPGDGDDDPQLSWVASSPSSKDVASPTQMIGDGCDLGLGEEEGGTGLPYPCQFCDKSFIRLSYLKRHEQIHSDKLPFKCTFCSRLFKHKRSRDRHIKLHTGDKKYHCHECEAAFSRSDHLKIHLKTHSSSKPFKCSVCKRGFSSTSSLQSHMQAHKKNKEHLAKSEKEAKKDDFMCDYCEDTFSQTEELEKHVLTLHPQLSEKADLQCIHCPEVFVDESTLLAHIHQAHANQKHKCPMCPEQFSSVEGVYCHLDSHRQPDSSNHSVSPDPVLGSVASMSSATPDSSASVERGSTPDSTLKPLRGQKKMRDDGQSWSKVVYSCPYCSKRDFTSLAVLEIHLKTIHADKPQQSHTCQICLDSMPTLYNLNEHVRKLHKSHAYPVMQFGNISAFHCNYCPEMFADINSLQEHIRVSHCGPNANPPDGNNAFFCNQCSMGFLTESSLTEHIQQAHCSVGSTKLESPVIQPTQSFMEVYSCPYCTNSPIFGSILKLTKHIKENHKNIPLAHSKKSKAEQSPVSSDVEVSSPKRQRLSGSANSISNGEYPCNQCDLKFSNFESFQTHLKLHLELLLRKQACPQCKEDFDSQESLLQHLTVHYMTTSTHYVCESCDKQFSSVDDLQKHLLDMHTFVLYHCTLCQEVFDSKVSIQVHLAVKHSNEKKMYRCTACNWDFRKEADLQVHVKHSHLGNPAKAHKCIFCGETFSTEVELQCHITTHSKKYNCRFCSKAFHAVLLLEKHLREKHCVFDPAAENGTANGVPPTSTKKAEPADLQGMLLKNPEAPNSHEASEDDVDASEPMYGCDICGAAYTMEVLLQNHRLRDHNIRPGEDDGSRKKAEFIKGSHKCNVCSRTFFSENGLREHLQTHRGPAKHYMCPICGERFPSLLTLTEHKVTHSKSLDTGTCRICKMPLQSEEEFIEHCQMHPDLRNSLTGFRCVVCMQTVTSTLELKIHGTFHMQKLAGSSAASSPNGQGLQKLYKCALCLKEFRSKQDLVRLDVNGLPYGLCAGCMARSANGQVGGLAPPEPADRPCAGLRCPECNVKFESAEDLESHMQVDHRDLTPETSGPRKGAQTSPVPRKKTYQCIKCQMTFENEREIQIHVANHMIEEGINHECKLCNQMFDSPAKLLCHLIEHSFEGMGGTFKCPVCFTVFVQANKLQQHIFAVHGQEDKIYDCSQCPQKFFFQTELQASSAFSSPRDPGPARCYLALQGWALMAGTPEVE
- the Zfp423 gene encoding zinc finger protein 423 isoform X2, which encodes MIGDGCDLGLGEEEGGTGLPYPCQFCDKSFIRLSYLKRHEQIHSDKLPFKCTFCSRLFKHKRSRDRHIKLHTGDKKYHCHECEAAFSRSDHLKIHLKTHSSSKPFKCSVCKRGFSSTSSLQSHMQAHKKNKEHLAKSEKEAKKDDFMCDYCEDTFSQTEELEKHVLTLHPQLSEKADLQCIHCPEVFVDESTLLAHIHQAHANQKHKCPMCPEQFSSVEGVYCHLDSHRQPDSSNHSVSPDPVLGSVASMSSATPDSSASVERGSTPDSTLKPLRGQKKMRDDGQSWSKVVYSCPYCSKRDFTSLAVLEIHLKTIHADKPQQSHTCQICLDSMPTLYNLNEHVRKLHKSHAYPVMQFGNISAFHCNYCPEMFADINSLQEHIRVSHCGPNANPPDGNNAFFCNQCSMGFLTESSLTEHIQQAHCSVGSTKLESPVIQPTQSFMEVYSCPYCTNSPIFGSILKLTKHIKENHKNIPLAHSKKSKAEQSPVSSDVEVSSPKRQRLSGSANSISNGEYPCNQCDLKFSNFESFQTHLKLHLELLLRKQACPQCKEDFDSQESLLQHLTVHYMTTSTHYVCESCDKQFSSVDDLQKHLLDMHTFVLYHCTLCQEVFDSKVSIQVHLAVKHSNEKKMYRCTACNWDFRKEADLQVHVKHSHLGNPAKAHKCIFCGETFSTEVELQCHITTHSKKYNCRFCSKAFHAVLLLEKHLREKHCVFDPAAENGTANGVPPTSTKKAEPADLQGMLLKNPEAPNSHEASEDDVDASEPMYGCDICGAAYTMEVLLQNHRLRDHNIRPGEDDGSRKKAEFIKGSHKCNVCSRTFFSENGLREHLQTHRGPAKHYMCPICGERFPSLLTLTEHKVTHSKSLDTGTCRICKMPLQSEEEFIEHCQMHPDLRNSLTGFRCVVCMQTVTSTLELKIHGTFHMQKLAGSSAASSPNGQGLQKLYKCALCLKEFRSKQDLVRLDVNGLPYGLCAGCMARSANGQVGGLAPPEPADRPCAGLRCPECNVKFESAEDLESHMQVDHRDLTPETSGPRKGAQTSPVPRKKTYQCIKCQMTFENEREIQIHVANHMIEEGINHECKLCNQMFDSPAKLLCHLIEHSFEGMGGTFKCPVCFTVFVQANKLQQHIFAVHGQEDKIYDCSQCPQKFFFQTELQASSAFSSPRDPGPARCYLALQGWALMAGTPEVE